One genomic segment of Pseudomonas chlororaphis subsp. aurantiaca includes these proteins:
- a CDS encoding FUSC family protein produces the protein MTPLPAPLRWLYSLEWRRGFFDWARSDGVTWVYIFKVLAAAFLTLWLAMRLELPQPRTAMITVFIVMQPQSGQVFAKSFYRFLGTLAGSAVMVALIALFAQNTELFLGSLAIWVGICSAGAARYRNFRAYGFVLAGYTAAMVGLPALAHPDGAFMAAVWRVLEISLGILCSTLVSAAILPQTASAAMRNALYQRFGVFALFVTDGLRGRSQRDAFESGNVRFIAEAVGLEGLRSVTVFEDPHMRRRNGRLSRLNSEFMGITTRFNALHQLLERLRSSAAEYVLAATKPGLQDLAELLDGFSGRALTSPDAARLAEQLASYKAELPARVRSMRALFQEHEPSDAEQLDFHTAYELLYRFVDELHSYAQTHASLAEHSHERERWDEPFTPQTNWLASAASGIRASFILIVLGSYWVATAWPSGATMTLIAAATVGLSAATPNPKRMAFQMACGTLIGAVVGFVEMFFVFPWIDGFALLCVMLAPVIVLGSFLASRPQYAGVGLGLLIFFSTGSVPDNLTVYNPYAFINDYIAMVMGMLVCAAAGAIILPPNSRWLWRRLEQDLRGQVVYAISGKLKGLASSFESRTRDLLHQAYGLAAGQPQVQRELLRWMFVVLEVGHAIIELRKEQAILPVHPAYAESQPWRQAIRVMGRSLVRLFLQPGQSNLERALVAVDHAISRVQASDEPFAPHFDTSVLRRVKSYLHFIRTSLLDPQSPLAAYAAPPAVQAPPQGLEHAS, from the coding sequence ATGACTCCCTTGCCTGCACCCCTGCGCTGGCTGTACTCCCTCGAATGGCGCCGGGGTTTCTTCGACTGGGCACGCAGCGACGGCGTGACCTGGGTCTATATCTTCAAGGTGCTGGCCGCCGCGTTCCTCACCCTGTGGCTGGCCATGCGCCTGGAGTTGCCGCAACCGCGCACGGCGATGATCACCGTGTTCATCGTCATGCAGCCGCAGAGCGGCCAGGTGTTCGCCAAGAGCTTCTATCGCTTTCTCGGCACCCTGGCCGGGTCGGCGGTGATGGTGGCGCTGATCGCCCTGTTCGCCCAGAACACCGAACTGTTCCTCGGTTCGCTGGCGATCTGGGTCGGCATCTGCTCGGCCGGCGCCGCCCGTTATCGCAACTTCCGCGCCTATGGCTTCGTGCTTGCCGGCTACACCGCGGCGATGGTCGGCTTGCCGGCCCTGGCCCATCCGGACGGGGCCTTTATGGCGGCGGTGTGGCGGGTGCTGGAGATCTCCCTGGGGATTCTCTGCTCGACCCTGGTCAGCGCCGCGATCCTGCCGCAGACCGCCAGCGCGGCGATGCGCAACGCCTTGTACCAGCGCTTCGGGGTGTTCGCCCTGTTCGTCACCGACGGTTTGCGCGGCCGCAGCCAGCGCGACGCGTTCGAGAGCGGCAACGTGCGTTTCATCGCCGAAGCGGTAGGCCTGGAAGGCCTGCGCAGCGTCACGGTGTTCGAAGACCCGCACATGCGCCGGCGCAACGGCCGCCTGAGCCGTTTGAACAGCGAGTTCATGGGCATCACCACCCGTTTCAACGCCCTGCACCAGTTGCTCGAGCGCCTGCGCAGCAGCGCCGCCGAGTATGTGCTGGCGGCGACCAAGCCGGGGTTGCAGGACCTCGCCGAACTGCTGGACGGTTTCTCCGGCCGCGCCCTGACCAGCCCCGATGCCGCGCGCCTGGCCGAACAACTGGCAAGCTACAAGGCCGAGCTGCCGGCGCGGGTGCGCAGCATGCGCGCGTTGTTCCAGGAGCACGAACCGAGCGATGCCGAGCAGCTGGATTTCCACACCGCCTATGAGCTGCTCTATCGCTTCGTCGACGAACTGCACAGCTATGCCCAGACCCATGCCTCCCTGGCCGAACACAGCCATGAGCGCGAGCGCTGGGACGAGCCCTTCACCCCACAGACCAATTGGCTGGCCTCGGCCGCCTCGGGGATCCGCGCCTCGTTCATCCTGATCGTGCTCGGTAGCTACTGGGTCGCCACCGCCTGGCCCAGCGGCGCCACCATGACCCTGATCGCGGCGGCCACCGTCGGCCTCTCGGCCGCCACGCCGAACCCGAAACGCATGGCCTTCCAGATGGCCTGCGGCACATTGATCGGGGCTGTGGTCGGCTTCGTCGAGATGTTCTTCGTGTTCCCCTGGATCGACGGTTTTGCGCTGCTGTGCGTGATGCTGGCGCCGGTGATCGTGCTCGGTTCGTTCCTCGCTTCACGCCCGCAGTACGCCGGGGTGGGCCTGGGGCTGCTGATCTTCTTCAGCACCGGTTCGGTGCCGGACAACCTGACCGTCTACAACCCCTACGCCTTCATCAACGACTACATCGCCATGGTCATGGGCATGCTGGTCTGCGCCGCCGCCGGGGCGATCATCCTGCCGCCCAACAGCCGCTGGTTGTGGCGCCGCCTGGAGCAGGACCTGCGCGGCCAGGTGGTGTACGCCATCAGCGGCAAGCTCAAGGGCCTGGCGTCGAGCTTCGAAAGCCGCACCCGCGACCTGCTGCACCAGGCCTACGGCCTGGCGGCGGGGCAGCCGCAGGTGCAGCGCGAGCTGCTGCGCTGGATGTTCGTGGTGCTGGAGGTGGGGCACGCCATCATCGAGCTGCGCAAGGAACAGGCGATCCTCCCGGTGCACCCGGCCTATGCCGAATCCCAGCCGTGGCGCCAGGCGATCCGGGTGATGGGCCGCTCGCTGGTGCGGCTGTTCCTGCAACCGGGCCAGAGCAACCTGGAGCGCGCGCTGGTCGCGGTCGATCACGCGATCAGCCGGGTCCAGGCCAGCGACGAACCCTTCGCCCCGCACTTCGATACCTCGGTCTTGCGCCGGGTGAAGAGCTACCTGCACTTCATCCGTACTTCATTGCTCGACCCGCAATCGCCGCTGGCCGCCTATGCCGCGCCGCCAGCCGTACAGGCCCCGCCCCAAGGACTTGAACATGCCTCGTGA
- a CDS encoding DUF1656 domain-containing protein, with the protein MPREIAFHGVYMPTMTLMFFIAAALAWALDRFISGYDLYRFFWHPALLRLSLFCCLFGAMALTVYR; encoded by the coding sequence ATGCCTCGTGAAATCGCCTTCCACGGCGTGTATATGCCGACCATGACCCTGATGTTCTTCATCGCCGCGGCCCTGGCCTGGGCCCTGGACCGCTTTATCTCGGGTTATGACCTGTACCGTTTTTTCTGGCACCCGGCGCTGCTGCGCCTGAGCCTGTTCTGCTGTCTGTTCGGCGCCATGGCGCTCACTGTTTACCGTTGA
- a CDS encoding efflux RND transporter periplasmic adaptor subunit yields the protein MKKFFSLLATLLVLALALWIGRTLWVHYMNTPWTRDGRVRADIINVAADVTGEVVDVPVRDNQLVKKGDLLMQIDPEHYQIAVKQAQSLVASRKATWEMRKVNAHRRADLDNLVISKENRDDASNIADSALADYQQAQAQLEAAELNLKRTQVRAAVDGYVTNLNVHRGDYARIGEPKMAVVDMHSFWVYGFFEETKLPHVRVGDKADMQLMSGEVLKGHVESISRGIYDRDNPESRELIADVNPTFNWVRLAQRVPVRIHIDEVPEGVLLAAGITCTVVVKQEAL from the coding sequence ATGAAAAAGTTTTTCAGCCTGCTCGCGACCCTGCTGGTGCTGGCCCTGGCCCTGTGGATCGGCCGCACCCTGTGGGTGCATTACATGAATACGCCGTGGACCCGCGACGGCCGGGTGCGCGCCGACATCATCAACGTCGCCGCCGACGTCACCGGGGAAGTGGTGGACGTGCCGGTGCGCGACAACCAGTTGGTGAAAAAGGGCGACCTGCTGATGCAGATCGACCCCGAGCACTACCAGATCGCGGTCAAGCAGGCGCAGTCGCTGGTGGCCTCGAGAAAGGCCACCTGGGAGATGCGCAAGGTCAACGCCCACCGCCGCGCCGACCTGGACAACCTGGTGATCTCCAAGGAAAACCGCGACGACGCCAGCAACATCGCCGACTCGGCCCTGGCCGACTACCAGCAGGCCCAGGCGCAACTGGAGGCCGCTGAACTCAACCTCAAGCGCACCCAGGTACGCGCCGCGGTCGATGGCTACGTGACCAACCTCAACGTGCACCGCGGCGACTATGCGCGCATCGGCGAGCCGAAGATGGCGGTGGTCGACATGCATTCGTTCTGGGTCTACGGCTTCTTCGAGGAGACCAAGCTGCCCCATGTGCGGGTCGGCGATAAGGCCGATATGCAGCTGATGAGCGGCGAGGTGCTCAAGGGCCATGTGGAGAGTATTTCCCGCGGCATCTACGACCGCGACAACCCGGAAAGCCGCGAGCTGATCGCCGACGTCAACCCGACCTTCAACTGGGTACGCCTGGCCCAGCGCGTGCCGGTGCGCATCCATATCGATGAAGTGCCGGAAGGCGTGCTGCTGGCGGCGGGGATTACCTGCACCGTGGTGGTCAAGCAGGAAGCCTTGTAG
- a CDS encoding SDR family oxidoreductase, translating into MPVALITGCSSGIGRALADAFKAAGFTVLPTARRAEDVVMLQVAGFDAVQLDVNDGPALTALGERINQQHGGLDLLINNAGYGAMGPLLDGGVEAMQRQFETNVFALVGVTRALFPVLRRSRGLVVNIGSVSGVLVTPFAGAYCASKAAVHALSDALRMELAPFGIRVMEVQPGAIASSFAKNAGHQAEQLLTEQSPWWPLREGIRARARASQDHPTPASEFAARLLKAVQQDKPARLVRIGNGCRALPLMASLLPKGLLEKALMKRFGLGAKL; encoded by the coding sequence ATGCCCGTTGCGCTGATCACCGGTTGTTCCAGCGGCATCGGCCGCGCCCTGGCGGATGCTTTCAAGGCCGCCGGCTTTACCGTCCTGCCCACCGCCCGCAGGGCCGAAGATGTGGTCATGCTGCAAGTCGCGGGTTTTGACGCAGTGCAACTGGACGTCAACGACGGCCCGGCGCTCACTGCCCTGGGCGAACGCATCAACCAGCAGCACGGCGGCCTCGACCTGCTGATCAACAACGCTGGCTACGGTGCCATGGGCCCGCTGCTGGATGGCGGTGTCGAGGCCATGCAACGGCAGTTCGAAACCAATGTGTTCGCCCTGGTCGGCGTGACCCGGGCGCTGTTCCCGGTGCTACGCCGCAGCCGCGGGCTGGTGGTGAATATCGGCAGCGTGTCGGGCGTCCTGGTGACGCCTTTTGCCGGTGCCTACTGCGCCTCCAAGGCGGCGGTGCATGCCTTGAGCGATGCGTTGCGCATGGAGCTGGCGCCGTTCGGCATCCGCGTGATGGAGGTCCAGCCCGGCGCCATCGCCTCGAGCTTCGCCAAGAATGCCGGGCATCAAGCCGAGCAGCTGTTGACCGAACAATCGCCCTGGTGGCCGCTGCGCGAAGGCATCCGCGCACGGGCCAGGGCCTCCCAGGACCACCCGACGCCCGCCAGCGAATTTGCCGCCAGGCTGCTCAAGGCGGTGCAGCAGGACAAGCCCGCGCGTCTGGTTCGGATTGGCAACGGTTGCCGGGCACTGCCCTTGATGGCCAGCCTGTTGCCCAAGGGCTTGCTGGAGAAGGCGCTGATGAAACGTTTTGGCCTGGGCGCAAAACTGTGA